Proteins found in one Quercus robur chromosome 2, dhQueRobu3.1, whole genome shotgun sequence genomic segment:
- the LOC126714870 gene encoding pentatricopeptide repeat-containing protein At4g21065, whose translation MHSNRSSFVRSSILHYSTPTLAHNTRNHLSSLPNLKQTYTENPVPYIVKKCIAHLQLCASSIFKLKQIHAFSIRHAVPLSNPEMGKHLIFTIVSLLAPMSYAQHIFGQIQGPNIFTWNTMIRGYAESENPWPAIELYRQMHESSIEPDTHTYPFLLKAVAKLTAVREGEKIHSISIRNGFESLVFVQNSLVHMYAACGHADSAHKMFDLMVDRDLVAWNSVINGFALNGMPSEALTLFREMGLEGVQPDGFTMVSLLSACAELGALALGRRAHVYILKIGLSVNLHVNNALLDLYAKCGSIREAHKVFNEMEDKNVVSWTSLIVGLAVNGFGKEALELFKELERERLVPSEITFVGVLYACSHCGMVDAGFKYFKRMKNEYGIVPRIEHYGCMVDLLGRSGKVKEAYEYIQNMPLQPNAVVWRTLLGACTIHGNLALGEVARAQLLQLEPGHSGDYVLLSNLYAAEHHWSDVQKVRRIMLTEGVRKTPGYSLVELGNCVYEFTMGDSSHPQSKDIYSMLAEITKLLKLEGYMPHTTNVLADIEEEEKENALSYHSEKIAIAFMLINTAPGTPIRVVKNLRACADCHLAIKLISKVFKREIVVRDRSRFHHFKDGSCSCRDYW comes from the coding sequence ATGCACTCTAACCGGTCCTCATTTGTTCGCTCATCCATATTACATTATTCGACACCAACCTTAGCTCACAACACTAGGAACCACTTATCTTCCTTGCCAAACTTGAAACAAACTTACACAGAAAACCCAGTACCATACATTGTCAAGAAATGCATTGCTCACTTGCAGTTATGTGCCTCCTCCATATTCAAACTGAAGCAAATCCATGCCTTCTCAATCAGACATGCTGTCCCACTGTCAAACCCAGAGATGGGCAAACACCTCATCTTCACCATTGTGTCCCTCTTAGCTCCCATGTCTTATGCCCAACACATATTTGGACAGATACAGGGTCCCAACATCTTCACATGGAATACCATGATTAGAGGCTATGCTGAGAGTGAGAACCCGTGGCCAGCCATTGAACTTTATCGCCAAATGCACGAGTCCTCCATTGAACCTGACACACACACATACCCTTTTCTTTTAAAGGCTGTAGCCAAGTTGACTGCTGTTAGAGAGGGTGAAAAGATACATTCTATTTCTATAAGGAATGGATTTGAGTCGTTGGTATTTGTTCAGAACTCATTGGTTCATATGTATGCTGCTTGTGGACATGCCGATAGTGCACACAAGATGTTTGATTTAATGGTTGATAGAGATCTTGTGGCTTGGAATTCTGTGATTAATGGGTTTGCTCTTAATGGGATGCCCAGTGAGGCTCTTACACTTTTCAGGGAAATGGGTTTGGAGGGTGTCCAGCCAGATGGGTTCACTATGGTAAGTCTGTTGTCTGCTTGTGCTGAGCTTGGAGCTTTGGCATTGGGTAGGAGGGCCcatgtttatatattgaagatTGGTTTGAGTGTAAACTTGCATGTTAATAATGCCCTTTTGGACCTTTATGCAAAGTGTGGGAGCATAAGAGAGGCACATAAAGTATTCAATGAGATGGAGGACAAAAATGTGGTTTCCTGGACTTCTTTGATAGTTGGGTTGGCTGTTAATGGGTTTGGTAAGGAAGCACTTGAGCTCTTCAAGGAGTTGGAAAGAGAACGGTTGGTGCCAAGTGAGATAACATTTGTTGGGGTCCTGTATGCTTGTAGTCATTGTGGAATGGTGGATGCaggttttaaatattttaagaggatgaaaaatgaatatggcattgtGCCTAGGATAGAACACTACGGTTGCATGGTTGATTTGTTAGGTAGGTCAGGCAAAGTGAAAGAAGCATATGAATATATTCAAAACATGCCATTGCAACCCAATGCTGTTGTTTGGAGGACCTTGTTAGGAGCATGCACAATTCATGGAAATTTGGCTCTTGGGGAGGTTGCAAGGGCCCAACTCCTACAATTGGAGCCTGGACACAGTGGGGATTATGTACTTCTCTCCAATCTCTATGCAGCAGAGCATCATTGGTCAGACGTGCAAAAGGTTAGGAGGATAATGCTTACCGAAGGAGTGAGGAAAACTCCTGGCTATAGCCTTGTTGAGTTAGGGAATTGTGTTTATGAATTTACCATGGGAGATAGTTCTCATCCTCAAAGTAAGGATATATATTCGATGTTAGCAGAGATCACAAAGTTGTTGAAATTGGAAGGTTATATGCCTCATACAACAAATGTGCTTGCAGACATAGAGGAGGAGGAAAAGGAGAATGCTTTGTCTTATCACAGTGAGAAAATTGCAATTGCTTTTATGCTCATTAATACAGCACCAGGGACCCCAATTAGGGTTGTGAAAAATCTGAGAGCCTGTGCAGATTGCCATCTAGCAATTAAACTCATATCAAAAGTTTTTAAGCGAGAGATTGTTGTGAGGGATCGTAGTCGGTTTCACCATTTCAAAGATGGTTCTTGTTCTTGTAGAGATTACTGGTAA